In Sebastes fasciatus isolate fSebFas1 chromosome 24, fSebFas1.pri, whole genome shotgun sequence, the following are encoded in one genomic region:
- the LOC141763163 gene encoding NGFI-A-binding protein 1-like — MAAVLPRTLGELQLYRILQRANLLYYYEAFIQQGGDDVQQLCEAGEEEFLEIMALVGMASKPLHVRRLQKALRDWVTNPAIFNQPLTSLPVCSIPVYKLPEGSPTLLSAQDRANTASVKMPKAVAAACSDPGKLDVARDKVSAGSPLQGSSEARFWSGHSNDSEHSLSPSDLGSPSSPRDTLEALDAAAVQSVLECVDRMAPGLPKTDLAEVKEQLKNNKKLAKMIGHIFEMSDDEPRREEEIRKYSAIYGRFDSKRRDGKHLTLHELTVNEAAAQLCMRDMALLTRRDELFALARQISREVTYKYTYRTSKSRCGDRDEPSPKRIKTEENFFDIQEALQAIHMRQEMLREQLACAKSKGEETVGRNLQMQLERLLARQMEILQDAAVQERLQALDWRIPPAALKYLNDAQNTNGAASDASRDNQDERPINLRVVSQNMQEGDLPLGKQLANELKRHHNHNHNNNNSNSNTDETKTPATENGTSQRASSNAEKKTIKSEPEDST, encoded by the exons ATGGCAGCGGTGTTGCCGAGAACCCTGGGTGAGCTGCAGCTCTACCGGATCCTGCAGCGGGCGAACTTGCTCTACTACTACGAGGCCTTCATCCAGCAGGGCGGCGACGACGTGCAGCAGCTGTGCGAGGCCGGGGAGGAGGAGTTCCTGGAGATCATGGCCCTCGTCGGCATGGCCAGCAAGCCGCTGCACGTGCGCCGCCTGCAGAAGGCACTGCGGGACTGGGTCACCAACCCGGCCATCTTCAACCAGCCGCTCACATCGCTACCCGTCTGCAGCATCCCCGTCTACAAGCTGCCCGAGGGCTCGCCCACGCTGCTCAGCGCTCAGGACCGAGCCAACACCGCCAGCGTCAAGATGCCCAAAGCCGTCGCCGCCGCCTGCTCCGACCCAGGGAAGCTTGATGTGGCGCGGGACAAAGTGTCAGCGGGGTCGCCCCTGCAGGGCAGCAGCGAGGCTCGGTTCTGGTCGGGCCACAGTAACGACAGCGAGCACAGCCTGTCGCCGTCAGACCTCGGCTCCCCGTCCTCACCGAGAGATACATTAGAGGCTCTGGACGCCGCGGCCGTCCAGTCAGTCCTGGAGTGTGTGGACAGGATGGCACCGGGACTTCCTAAGACAGACTTAGCTGAGGTCAAAGAGCAGCTGAAGAACAACAAGAAACTGGCAAAGATGATCGGACACATCTTTGAAATGAGCGACGACGAGCCACGGAGGGAAGAGGAGATTCGTAAATACAGCGCCATCTATGGACGCTTTGACTCCAAGAGGAGGGATGGCAAACACCTGACGCTGCATGAG CTGACGGTGAACGAGGCGGCGGCCCAGCTCTGTATGAGGGACATGGCTCTGCTGACACGTCGAGACGAGCTGTTCGCACTCGCCCGCCAGATTTCTAGAGAAGTCACCTACAAATACACTTACCGCACCAGCAA GTCTCGCTGTGGAGACAGAGACGAGCCGTCCCCTAAAAGGATTAAAACAGAG GAGAACTTCTTCGACATCCAGGAGGCGCTGCAGGCCATCCACATGCGGCAGGAGATGCTGAGGGAGCAGCTGGCCTGCGCCAAGTCGAAAGGAGAAGAAACCGTCGGACGAAATCTGCAG ATGCAGCTGGAGCGTCTGCTGGCCAGGCAGATGGAGATCCTGCAGGACGCCGCCGTCCAGGAGCGACTCCAGGCTCTGGACTGGAGGATCCCCCCCGCTGCCTTAAAGTACCTCAACGACGCCCAGAACACCAACGGAGCCGCCAGCGACGCCAGCAGAGACAACCAAG ATGAACGACCAATCAACTTGCGCGTGGTTAGTCAGAACATGCAGGAAGGCGACCTCCCATTGGGCAAGCAGCTAGCCAATGAACTGAAGCGCCatcacaaccacaaccacaacaacaacaacagcaacagcaacacagACGAGACCAAAACACCAGCAACAG AAAACGGGACGTCGCAGCGAGCGTCCAGCAACGCAGAGAAGAAGACCATCAAGTCAGAGCCGGAAGACTCCACATAG